The following are encoded in a window of Paenibacillus polymyxa genomic DNA:
- a CDS encoding NADH:flavin oxidoreductase/NADH oxidase, with the protein MKDLFSPYTIKGLELKNRVVMPPMCQYSVDKKDGVATDWHYIHYVSRAVGGAGFIIIEMTDVEPDGRISDFDLGLWSDEQIPALKRIVDACHSYGAKVGIQIAHAGRKAEDAEVPVAPSAIAFDENSKQPRALTTEEVKGLVEKFRAAVARAVKAGFDSIEIHGAHGYLIHQFHSPLTNKREDEYGKDLTLFGREIIQAAKGEMPEDMPLLMRISAKEYVEGGYGIKESIAFAKEYQKAGVDMFDISSGGEGPIAAWGRPGTHAAYQVPLAKDIKEALDIPVMAVGRLEDPILANAVIGNEEADLVAVGRGMLRNPYWSLEAASKLKKETAIPTQYTTGF; encoded by the coding sequence ATGAAAGATTTATTTAGTCCCTATACAATTAAAGGTTTGGAATTGAAAAATCGCGTAGTTATGCCTCCAATGTGCCAATATTCGGTTGACAAAAAGGATGGGGTAGCCACAGATTGGCATTATATACACTACGTTAGCCGGGCGGTAGGCGGAGCTGGTTTTATCATAATTGAAATGACAGATGTAGAGCCAGATGGTCGTATCTCCGATTTTGATCTTGGTTTATGGTCAGATGAGCAGATTCCTGCTCTCAAACGGATTGTAGATGCTTGTCACAGCTACGGTGCCAAAGTGGGAATCCAGATCGCGCATGCCGGACGCAAGGCGGAAGATGCTGAAGTCCCTGTAGCACCATCTGCTATTGCATTTGATGAAAATTCAAAACAACCTCGCGCGCTTACAACAGAAGAGGTTAAAGGACTCGTTGAAAAATTTCGTGCTGCTGTAGCTCGCGCTGTTAAGGCTGGATTCGACAGCATTGAAATTCATGGTGCACATGGCTATTTGATTCATCAATTTCATTCGCCACTTACGAACAAACGGGAAGATGAATATGGTAAAGATCTTACCCTTTTTGGTCGGGAGATCATTCAGGCAGCGAAGGGCGAAATGCCGGAAGATATGCCACTGTTGATGCGTATTTCTGCCAAAGAATATGTAGAAGGTGGATATGGTATTAAGGAAAGCATTGCTTTTGCCAAGGAATATCAAAAGGCAGGAGTAGATATGTTTGATATTTCATCTGGCGGTGAGGGACCTATAGCTGCATGGGGCAGACCAGGAACTCACGCAGCGTATCAAGTCCCCTTGGCAAAAGATATCAAAGAAGCTCTGGATATTCCGGTGATGGCCGTTGGAAGACTGGAAGATCCAATTTTGGCGAATGCAGTTATCGGAAATGAAGAGGCCGATCTGGTTGCTGTGGGTAGAGGGATGTTGAGAAATCCTTATTGGTCACTGGAAGCAGCATCAAAATTGAAAAAAGAAACTGCAATCCCTACACAGTATACTACAGGGTTTTAA
- a CDS encoding MarR family winged helix-turn-helix transcriptional regulator: MDYKALATELFEYIVKSRKPALEERGHFSRGEMGILICLNFNKDGVTSGHLSEYLSVSTGRVATALKSLEKKGLVVRRTDVNDKRKVIVFITDSGKQFMIDRHNEGIAWTENVLRKLDEEDAKELIRLIKLIVSRS; the protein is encoded by the coding sequence ATGGATTATAAAGCATTAGCGACAGAACTATTCGAGTATATCGTCAAATCGCGGAAACCGGCATTAGAGGAACGAGGGCACTTCTCACGTGGCGAAATGGGGATTCTCATTTGTCTGAATTTCAATAAGGACGGGGTTACCTCTGGCCACTTGAGCGAATACTTGTCCGTCAGTACGGGACGGGTAGCAACGGCACTGAAGAGTCTGGAGAAGAAAGGACTAGTTGTACGGCGTACTGATGTCAACGACAAACGTAAGGTGATTGTATTCATTACGGATTCAGGTAAGCAATTCATGATTGATAGGCATAATGAAGGAATTGCATGGACCGAGAATGTTCTTCGAAAGTTAGACGAAGAGGATGCTAAAGAACTGATTCGACTCATTAAGCTTATTGTCTCTAGAAGCTGA
- a CDS encoding ABC transporter ATP-binding protein has translation MLKIFKYLKKNEWMLVLCSLAFIVVQVWLDLKLPDYMAEITTKLQTEGTPVSELLIPGSYMLFCAVGSMIASIIVGYFAAKVAAGLAMRLRAMVFDKTLSFSMEEMNSFSTASLITRSTNDVTQIQTVVALGLQVIIKAPILAVWAIVKIADKNWQWTASTGAAVAVLILMLSVIVVFALPSFQRIQRLTDNLNRVTREHLIGLRVVRAYNADQYQQEKFEQANVELTNTNLFANRLMTMIGPGMTFIMSGLSVSIYCIGAYLINGAAVPDRITLFSNMVVFSSYAMQVVMAFMMVSMIFILMPRASISAKRIIEVLNTESSIVNGHETTGEESVMGQVEFRNVSFKYPDAEEAVLRNISFTAKRGETVAFIGATGSGKTSVINLIPRFYDVTEGEVLVDGVNVRNYNQQALHNKIGYVPQRAVLFNGTVVSNVSYGDNGRAGASEKLVKEAVGIAQGTEFVEKMDGQYQGRISQGGANVSGGQKQRLSIARAIYRQPEIYIFDDSFSALDYRTDRILRSALKKETGHATTLIVGQRIGTIKDADRIIVLDQGEIVGSGTHEELMTNCSTYQEIAYSQLSKEELIHG, from the coding sequence ATGCTAAAGATATTCAAATATCTCAAGAAAAATGAATGGATGCTCGTACTTTGCAGCCTAGCTTTCATCGTTGTGCAGGTATGGCTTGATCTGAAGCTGCCTGATTATATGGCGGAAATTACGACCAAGCTGCAAACGGAAGGAACGCCTGTGTCCGAACTGCTGATTCCCGGCAGTTACATGTTGTTTTGTGCCGTCGGCAGTATGATTGCATCTATTATTGTGGGCTATTTCGCGGCAAAGGTGGCTGCTGGGCTGGCTATGCGTCTGCGTGCGATGGTCTTTGACAAGACCTTATCCTTTTCTATGGAAGAGATGAACAGCTTTTCGACGGCAAGCCTCATTACCCGCTCCACGAACGATGTTACGCAGATTCAAACGGTGGTTGCGCTGGGGCTGCAGGTGATCATCAAGGCACCTATTCTGGCCGTATGGGCTATTGTGAAGATTGCGGATAAAAACTGGCAGTGGACCGCCTCCACAGGAGCGGCCGTGGCTGTTCTGATTTTAATGCTAAGTGTCATTGTTGTTTTCGCTCTTCCAAGTTTTCAGAGAATCCAGCGTCTCACCGATAATCTGAACAGGGTAACACGTGAGCATCTGATCGGACTTCGGGTAGTACGCGCTTATAATGCAGATCAGTATCAGCAGGAGAAGTTCGAGCAGGCTAACGTTGAGTTGACGAATACAAACCTGTTCGCGAACCGATTAATGACGATGATTGGCCCCGGTATGACCTTTATTATGTCAGGTCTGAGTGTCTCTATCTATTGTATCGGCGCTTATCTGATTAACGGGGCGGCCGTACCAGACCGCATCACGCTGTTCTCCAATATGGTCGTATTCTCCTCTTATGCAATGCAGGTGGTTATGGCCTTTATGATGGTAAGTATGATATTCATTCTGATGCCTCGCGCCTCGATCTCTGCCAAACGGATCATAGAGGTTTTGAATACCGAATCCAGCATCGTTAACGGGCATGAGACGACTGGAGAAGAGAGCGTTATGGGGCAAGTGGAATTCCGTAATGTCAGCTTCAAATATCCAGACGCGGAGGAGGCCGTGCTTCGCAACATTAGCTTTACGGCGAAACGAGGCGAGACGGTTGCCTTTATTGGCGCTACAGGCAGCGGAAAAACCAGCGTGATCAATCTGATTCCCCGTTTCTATGATGTGACCGAGGGAGAGGTACTCGTGGATGGTGTGAATGTCAGGAACTATAATCAGCAGGCACTCCATAACAAAATCGGGTATGTCCCCCAGAGAGCTGTATTGTTCAACGGTACGGTTGTATCCAACGTTTCGTATGGCGATAACGGAAGAGCAGGAGCTTCGGAGAAACTCGTTAAAGAAGCCGTTGGTATTGCTCAAGGAACGGAGTTTGTCGAAAAGATGGATGGTCAATATCAGGGTAGAATTTCGCAAGGTGGAGCGAACGTGTCCGGTGGCCAAAAGCAGCGGCTGTCCATTGCGCGTGCCATCTACCGTCAGCCGGAAATTTATATTTTCGATGATTCCTTCTCGGCATTAGACTACAGAACAGACCGGATTCTGCGCTCCGCTCTCAAAAAAGAAACCGGCCACGCTACGACACTTATCGTTGGTCAGCGCATAGGTACTATCAAAGACGCTGATCGGATTATCGTGCTGGACCAGGGAGAGATTGTAGGGAGCGGCACGCATGAAGAGCTGATGACGAACTGCAGCACCTATCAGGAAATCGCATATTCGCAGCTTTCGAAGGAGGAACTCATACATGGATAA
- a CDS encoding ABC transporter ATP-binding protein, with the protein MDKNEHTVDSQQMKMNQRGPMGKGPTGGKGTGEKANNFKKTISQLVSYSKAYVPMIILAMVLALVGSTLNVIGPDKLSDIANLIQEGIVTGIDVSAVQKIVLVLALLYGFGLIFNYFQGFITATVSQRLTKKMRTELSRKIDHMPLKYFDSTSYGNVLSRVTNDVDTIGQTLNNSLGTLVSALATFVGALIMMLYTNWIMTVTGIIATLIGFCLMSVIMKHSQKYFVAQQAELGQINGHIEETYAGHNVVKVYNGEQAAKEVFHGINSRLYTNAWKSQFMSGLMMPVMMFIGNFGYVAVCVVGALLVNQQTITIGTIVAFMVYIRLFTQPLSQLAQAATNLQSAAAASERVFEFLGEEELADERHKTIKLDTAKGDVEFKHVRFGYNADRMIIKDFSMKAEAGQKIAIVGPTGAGKTTLVNLLMRFYELNDGEIYIDGTPISQLTRENIHELFCMVLQDTWLFEGTIRDNIVFSKDHVTDEQVEAACRAVGLHSFIKTLPQGYDTVLDDKANLSAGQKQLITIARAMIEDSPMLILDEATSSVDTRTELLIQQAMDQLTVGKTSFVIAHRLSTIKNADLILVMKDGDIIEMGNHEELLAKGGFYADLYNSQFEHAS; encoded by the coding sequence ATGGATAAGAATGAACACACCGTCGACAGCCAGCAAATGAAAATGAATCAGCGAGGTCCCATGGGTAAAGGACCCACGGGGGGCAAGGGTACTGGTGAAAAAGCGAATAATTTTAAAAAGACCATCAGCCAGCTTGTATCCTACAGCAAGGCCTATGTGCCTATGATTATACTAGCTATGGTACTGGCCCTGGTCGGCTCCACCCTCAACGTGATTGGCCCCGATAAGCTCAGCGATATTGCCAACCTGATTCAGGAAGGAATCGTGACCGGGATTGATGTAAGTGCTGTTCAGAAGATTGTTCTTGTATTGGCGCTTTTATATGGATTTGGTCTTATCTTTAACTATTTCCAGGGCTTCATTACAGCAACCGTCTCACAGCGTCTTACAAAGAAGATGCGGACAGAACTGTCTCGAAAAATCGATCATATGCCTTTGAAGTATTTTGACTCTACGAGTTACGGTAATGTGCTTAGCCGTGTAACCAACGATGTCGATACCATTGGACAAACGTTAAACAACAGTCTCGGCACGCTTGTCAGTGCGCTGGCTACCTTCGTGGGCGCCTTGATTATGATGCTGTATACGAACTGGATCATGACCGTTACCGGAATTATAGCTACGCTGATCGGATTTTGCCTGATGAGCGTGATTATGAAGCATTCACAGAAATACTTTGTAGCACAGCAAGCGGAGCTTGGCCAGATCAACGGTCATATCGAAGAAACTTATGCTGGTCATAACGTAGTCAAGGTATATAACGGGGAACAAGCAGCCAAGGAAGTGTTTCATGGCATTAACAGCCGCTTATATACAAATGCATGGAAGTCCCAATTCATGTCTGGTCTGATGATGCCAGTCATGATGTTCATTGGAAATTTTGGTTATGTCGCGGTCTGTGTCGTGGGAGCTTTGCTGGTCAACCAACAGACTATAACTATTGGAACTATTGTCGCCTTCATGGTGTATATTCGTCTGTTTACACAGCCCTTGTCGCAGCTGGCACAGGCCGCAACCAATCTGCAGTCGGCGGCTGCCGCCAGTGAACGTGTATTCGAATTTCTGGGTGAAGAAGAATTGGCAGATGAGCGTCACAAGACCATAAAGCTGGACACTGCCAAAGGGGATGTCGAATTCAAACATGTCCGTTTCGGCTATAATGCAGATCGTATGATCATCAAGGACTTCTCCATGAAAGCTGAAGCTGGTCAGAAAATTGCCATTGTCGGTCCGACAGGCGCTGGTAAGACCACGCTCGTTAATTTGCTCATGCGGTTTTATGAGCTGAACGATGGAGAAATCTACATTGACGGCACCCCGATTAGCCAATTAACGCGCGAAAATATTCATGAATTATTCTGTATGGTGCTTCAGGATACCTGGCTGTTCGAAGGAACGATTCGTGACAATATCGTCTTTTCCAAAGATCATGTTACCGATGAGCAGGTGGAAGCTGCATGTAGAGCGGTGGGTCTGCACAGCTTCATTAAAACACTGCCGCAGGGCTATGATACAGTGCTGGATGACAAAGCCAATCTCTCTGCCGGTCAAAAGCAATTGATTACCATTGCAAGAGCGATGATTGAAGATTCACCCATGCTCATTCTGGATGAGGCCACAAGCTCGGTCGATACGCGTACGGAATTACTGATTCAACAAGCGATGGACCAGCTGACTGTGGGGAAAACCTCCTTTGTGATTGCTCACCGACTTTCGACGATCAAGAATGCGGATCTGATTCTGGTCATGAAGGACGGTGACATTATCGAAATGGGTAACCATGAGGAATTGTTGGCTAAAGGCGGCTTCTATGCCGATCTATACAATAGTCAGTTTGAACATGCATCTTAA